DNA sequence from the Teretinema zuelzerae genome:
TTCAGATGGGAGAAGACAAAAAAGCCGTCTTCAACTGCATGCCCCAGGATAAACGCATGGCCATAACCATCGCTCTGGTCCGCCTCGCGTCCCAGACGCCTTCCGGCGCCATCGACCAGAAAACCCTGACCCCCGATGAAATAGCCGTCATGTCGTCTCTCGCCAAAAAACGAGGCTCGGCGGATTCGCCCTTCCGCATTCTTGAACGGGAAACCGTCTTTTACGCGCTTCAGGACGAGGCGAAGGACGTTAAGAAAGCCCTGGATGCCGCGGGCATCACCGGAGAAGAAATAGGCACGGTTACCCCGGCGCTGCTGAAATCGGGAGACTGGAAAAAAGGTTCGTTCAGAGGATACAACATCGCCGTTCCGCCGGCCCGCGTCATACCGGGAAGAACCAATCCCTACGTGAGCTTTCTCGAGAGCGTGAAAGACAAGCTGTGCTCGCTCGGCTTCGAAGAATTCGACGGGCCCCTGGTAGAGACGGAATTCTGGAACTCCGACGCCCTGTTCATGCCGCAGTTCCACGCCGCGCGCGACATCCACGACGCGTATTACGTGAAAAATCCCACCCACGCCAAATCGATAGAAGAACCCTGGCTTTCGAACGTAGCCGCCGCCCATCAGAACGGCGGAAACACCGGAAGCCGCGGATGGAACTACAGCTTCGACCGCGACTTCACCCGCCGGCTCATCCTCAGAAGCCAGGGAACAGCGCTCTCAGCGCACCAGCTCCACAAAGCGAAGATTCCCGGCAAGTATTTCGGCATCGCCCGCTGCTTCCGCTACGACAAGGTCGACGCGACCCATCTTTCGGACTTCTATCAAACCGAGGGAATCGTTCTCGGCGACGAAGTGAATCTGAAAACCCTTCTCGGCTTCCTGGAAATGTTCGCGGTGGAAATCGCCGGAGCGACGGAAGTAAAATACGTTCCCGGATACTTCCCCTTCACCGAGCCCTCGATCGAAGTGCACATCAAGCACCCGGTTCTCGGATGGTTCGAGCTGGGAGGCTCCGGAATCTTCCGCCCGGAAGTAACGAAGGCGATGGGAATCGACGTGCCGGTTCTCGCCTGGGGAATCGGCATCGACCGCATGGCGCTCATGGCCCTGGGCCTCAACGACCTGCGCGAGCTTTTCTCCGGAGATATCGAAGGCGTCCGCCTGCGGAAAGCAAAGTATTAAAAAGGAGCTATCATGCCAAAGATCGAAGTGAACGAGCGGCTCTTCTTCAGCCTCCTCGGCGATACATACGACTACCAGAAACTCGAAGACCGGCTCACCTGCGCGAAGGCTGAGCTCGATGAAAAGCCGGACATGTCCGTCTCTTCGGACGTCCGCACCATTAAAATCGAGCTGAACGATACCAACCGCCCGGACCTCTGGTCTACTGCCGGCGTTGCCCGCCAGCTCAGGCTGCACGCGAAAAAAGGACCGGGAAAGAACGGAACCAAAGCGGACTATTCGGCATTCTTTTCGACGCAAAACGACGTTAAAGACTGCGCGAACCGCGTCGTTACGGTGGACCCGGCCCTGAAGGAAATCCGGCCCTACATGACGGCCTTCGTGATTTCCGGAAAACCCATCGACGAGCCGATGCTGCTGGACATCATTCAAACGCAGGAAAAACTGTGCTGGAACTTCGGACGAAAGCGCAGATCCATCTCCATGGGAGTATACCGCTCCGCAAACATTTCCTGGCCGGTTCATTACAAGGCAGTCGATCCCGATAAAACCAGCTTCGTTCCGCTCGCATGCGACGCGCCCATGACCTGCCGTCAAATTCTGACCGACCATCCCAAGGGAAAAGAGTACGGCTGGATCCTCGCCCAGGCAGAGAAGTTCCCCCTGCTCGTCGACGACAAAAACGAAGTCCTCTCGATGGCGCCCATCATCAACAGCGCAACGCTCGGAGCGGTCCAGGTGGGAGACAGGGATCTGCTCGTCG
Encoded proteins:
- the pheS gene encoding phenylalanine--tRNA ligase subunit alpha, which encodes MDVQSIIKNLHPLEIRVLRAYEPGTELSMEKLEKELNYKPGHANQAFSWLGGKFLVKELRREANTFFEITELGRAWASEGTPEEKILKLLQEKGPHSLPEIAAALKLENKDVGSAFGQLSKEGAVQMGEDKKAVFNCMPQDKRMAITIALVRLASQTPSGAIDQKTLTPDEIAVMSSLAKKRGSADSPFRILERETVFYALQDEAKDVKKALDAAGITGEEIGTVTPALLKSGDWKKGSFRGYNIAVPPARVIPGRTNPYVSFLESVKDKLCSLGFEEFDGPLVETEFWNSDALFMPQFHAARDIHDAYYVKNPTHAKSIEEPWLSNVAAAHQNGGNTGSRGWNYSFDRDFTRRLILRSQGTALSAHQLHKAKIPGKYFGIARCFRYDKVDATHLSDFYQTEGIVLGDEVNLKTLLGFLEMFAVEIAGATEVKYVPGYFPFTEPSIEVHIKHPVLGWFELGGSGIFRPEVTKAMGIDVPVLAWGIGIDRMALMALGLNDLRELFSGDIEGVRLRKAKY